The genomic interval GACTTGGGGTCCACAAACTCCTCCGAGAGCTTGAAGAAAGGGATCTTCTTGGTGCTCACCACGAGGCTGAAGTCCTGGCGTTTCAGCACGAAGACCACCCCGTCTTTCAGGCCGTTCGTCACCGGCTCCTCGCTGACCAGCGTCCACTGCTTGGCCAGCCAGCGGTCCTTGTGGTACTGGATGGTGGGTCCGGCCGTCAGGTACCGCTCAAGGAACGCCttggaggagggaaaggacaCGTGAACGTTGCCTTCCTATGGCtcagcctatttttttttttgcagcctcAAGCTGCTCGGCAGGTCCTGCAGGAAAAACATCCCCGCACGGCCGGTTCCCATCGCTGCGCGTTGCTCCCTTGGGGTTACACCCGCTTTTCTGGCTTTATCCCCCCAACCCCTTGTCCTCTCGGGGGGATGCTCTCACAtggcggggaaaaaaaacccccacccaagtCCTCACACTCCAGACCAAGCCCTCGGGCAAACCTGGAGACCCGTCCCACCTCGCCGTGCCCCCCACGCACCTTGGGTGTCATGTCGTGGGTGATGCAGAACTCGAGGTGCTGCAGGATGCTCTCCATGGTGTGGTAGGGCTGTTGCTTGGTGGTGCGCAGGTACTTCTGCATGGCCCGGGCCATGGAGGCGAAGATGGCCTGAGCTGCCTCCCGTGGGTCCATGATCTCCCGCGGGTTCTTCtggtcctcctcctgcagccgctTGATGTGGGTGAAGGCTTCTTCTACCGCCACCACCAGCCTGCCGGGAGGAAAGCCATACGGACGTGGCTGCAGCGGGGCAGAGTCCGGCCGCGGGCAGGAGATCCCCTGGGGTTTGGGGGGAGCCACTCGCTGCCTGCCTACCTATGGATGGCAGGAACCCAGCTTCCACCCCAAAACGGTTTTGGGGGAGATCCAACAGCCGGGCTTGGGATGCGCTTCCCCGAGAGCAGGGACACCTCATCTTGGGGGGCTGGAGGTGACCCCAGGAGcgccccctccctcctgccagcacagcccaggtCCTCACGGGAGTCCTGGGCTGGGCACCCAATGGAGCACACAGCGATGGGGCACCCGGTGCCGCACGGAgcccggtccccgccgccggccccgtaCCTGGCACGGCGTTTCCGCACCCTGCGCTCGTGCTCTGCCTCCTCGTAGTAATACTCGTTGTGGCTGTTGTCGCGCCTCCGGGCAGCCGCCGCGATGACGGCCCGGGACTGGCCCGTGGAGTTGTTCGTTGTGTTTTCTGCAGGGAGAAGGGTGAGGTTAGAGAGGAGTTTGGGGGCTCCGGGGTGTCCgatgctccccctgccccacgggcCAGGCTGCGGCGATCCCGCTCCGGGCTCTCCAGAGCCGAGAGGAGCCTCCGGAGAGGAAAacacagggatggggaagggaaggaggagagagaacgAGAGGAGAagccaagggaaggggagctCACCCTCGCCGAGGGAATAGACTTTAAACCCGGACATTTTCTTGGACAGGACGGATTTTGGCAGGTTGAGGAGGGCAGGGTTGTAGACCGGGAAATCGTGGTAATAGTTCTCCAGGATCCACACGGCTGCTCGCTGGATGCTGCAGGGAGACACAGCCGGGCACGGCGGGGGGGCACAGAGAGCCGGTTAGCACCGCGCTGAGGGCCGGGGGCAGACACAGCCGGGGCAGGACGAGGAGGGAGGGACAGACAGCGGCGTGGCACTGCAGGGACGTCTCATCCCGTGGAGGGAGCGGGGCTGTACCCGCTGCGGGGCACACTCGCAGCTCCTCCGGCCGGCTGATGCCGGGGTGCCACGGAGGGCAGCGGCGTGGGCACAACCGCTGGTGAATACAGGTGTGCATGTGCAGACGCGCACCCGTGAAAGCACATGCCTGAACGCATGTGCACATATGAACGTGCACACGCACCACTGCACGTCCACATATGAACGTGCACACGCACCACTGCACGTCCACATCTGTACGTGCACACACGGATTTTATGGTTGGCCTTGAcaaccttaaaggtcttttccaacacaaatgattctatgaatgtccACGCATCAACGCCCGTGCACACACGCACGTGCACATGCACAaacatgggacaccccccccccccccagcacccccgtACCTGAGATGGCCGACGTTGTAGAAGCGGCTGGCCCCGTCGGCGGAGCGGACGGCCTTGAGGGTGaactggggctggagctggcgcAGCTCGAGCAGCACCACGGCCAGGTAGTGCACGAAGAGCAGCGCGTCCACCAGCGAGACGGCGTACTGCACCACCCCCTGGTAGTTGCGGTCCCGCGAGTCCAGGATCCGCACGCCGTAGAAAAGCCAGTAGGAGACGACGAGGAGGAAGACAAGCACCATAAGCAACGCTCGGAAGACGAAGACGCGAGGGAAGAAGGCTTTGGGGCGACGGAAGAAGagagcccagctgcccagcaggaggatgaggagttTGAAGGCCACGGAGATGAAGAGCCCCTCGCAGGGTGTCCCGCAGGGCTCCAGCTCCTCCCGCcacagcagctggggcaggagcatGAAGGCGAGGGGTGTGAGGAAGGCAAGCAGCGCCAGCGCCCCGGCCAGCGAGACGCCCAGGTGCCGGGAGCAGTCCAGGTGGGCGCTGTCCTCCATGTCCTTGGTGATGCGGGTGATGTCATCGTGCGAGATGCTGTGCTCTGACGTCCCCGTCACCACCGTGGTGGTCTCGCCCCAGTTGTCATCCTGGGGAGGGCGGATGGGAGGGTTACATGGGGGATGGCTccgtgtcccccccgtccccagcGCCCCGGGGGGCTGCCAGCCACGCC from Aptenodytes patagonicus chromosome 26, bAptPat1.pri.cur, whole genome shotgun sequence carries:
- the VANGL2 gene encoding vang-like protein 2, which codes for MDNESQYSGYSYKSGHSRSSRKHRDRRDRHRSKSRDGSRGDKSVTIQAPGEPLLDNESTRGDERDDNWGETTTVVTGTSEHSISHDDITRITKDMEDSAHLDCSRHLGVSLAGALALLAFLTPLAFMLLPQLLWREELEPCGTPCEGLFISVAFKLLILLLGSWALFFRRPKAFFPRVFVFRALLMVLVFLLVVSYWLFYGVRILDSRDRNYQGVVQYAVSLVDALLFVHYLAVVLLELRQLQPQFTLKAVRSADGASRFYNVGHLSIQRAAVWILENYYHDFPVYNPALLNLPKSVLSKKMSGFKVYSLGEENTTNNSTGQSRAVIAAAARRRDNSHNEYYYEEAEHERRVRKRRARLVVAVEEAFTHIKRLQEEDQKNPREIMDPREAAQAIFASMARAMQKYLRTTKQQPYHTMESILQHLEFCITHDMTPKAFLERYLTAGPTIQYHKDRWLAKQWTLVSEEPVTNGLKDGVVFVLKRQDFSLVVSTKKIPFFKLSEEFVDPKSHKFVMRLQSETSV